The Kordia sp. SMS9 DNA window TACTTGGTGTTCCTTCAAACCATTTCAGTAGAAATGCACTCACCTCTTTACGTTTCGTAATTTGAGAGTTAATAGGTGTTTCTATAAGCCATTTGGTAGCTGCAACAACATCTTTTTCGTATTTAACATAGTCTTCTGCTTTTTTTAGCTTGTAATCTGGAACTTCAAATTCTTGTGCTTGAGTCGTCACAAAAGTGCATAGTACTAAAGCGAGGGTACATAATTTTCTAATCATACTAAAAGTTTTAATGTAGTGTAATATAAAAACTATCTCATTAAAAAAGTAAAAGAGAGCTTTAATTTTTACACTAAAGCTCTCTTTACAATTATCATCGGTTTCCTTTTTCAAAAGGAGGTTTCCAATTCTTAGTTTTCATAATGGTTTTGACTTCTTCGTACGATAACGGATAAAAGTTGTGACAATCAACACCGATATCAAACGATAAAGAAGTATCAATATCAACTAAAGTTCCGTGTGAATGTCCATACAAATGATACGTTCCCCAGTGAGATGCATTCCATTCGCGCAACGCATAATGAAATAATACAATTAGTTGCTCACCACGTTCAAACTCGTCGTCTTTTACAACCAACTCATAATAGTCTTTAATCCATTCAAAACGAGTGTGACACGCTTGCGCAGATTTTTCGTGGTTTCCATTAATCAAATAGATTTTA harbors:
- a CDS encoding phosphoesterase is translated as MYHLGDVGLASSGKLRKILDRLNGKIYLINGNHEKSAQACHTRFEWIKDYYELVVKDDEFERGEQLIVLFHYALREWNASHWGTYHLYGHSHGTLVDIDTSLSFDIGVDCHNFYPLSYEEVKTIMKTKNWKPPFEKGNR